A region of the Dickeya chrysanthemi NCPPB 402 genome:
CGGCACCTCTGTGTCACGCAATGCCAACCTGATAGCGGGTGCCACGATCAACCCGCTGTTTGTCTACAACACGCCAGTGGTCAAATTCCCTACCCGGATCACGCCACTGCTCAGCCATACAGAGACGGAGCAGATGCCAGGTGCGAACCTGACAGATGCCCTCAGCAACTTCTTCGAGACGCTGGTGTTATCGCAGACTGAGGCGTTGCCAGGCACAACACGCCAGATGCGGATCGGAGCGACCTACTGGCAGTCATCTGACGGTGTAACTGATCCCACGAAGACAAGCCTCAGTTACCGGAATCCCTTGGTACTGGCGCCTCTCGTTGAGTTTAATGTCGATACCGACTGGGAAGCTTCTGGCCTAGTGGGAACACTGTCTAGAGCGATGAGCACCAATGCGGCGGCAATGGGTATCACGCCGCAGGCACCGGGAAAGTGGGTGCTAGACGTGCTGGTCTACAGCTACGTCGAGGGCACTGATCAACCCATAGGCATTTTGAATATTCAGAACCAGATATTCCCGGCCTAAGCAGGACAAAAATATCGTGTCTGAAGAAGGTGGAATGGAAGATGATATTAAAAAAAGACCAATGAAGTTCAACGATATGTAAGAAATTGGGTTTGGTGGTTATTCTTGTGGTATTGGCAGAAAGGGAATTCATAATCGTTAAAAGTCATCTGGCGGCCTGTGACGCCGGGCGCTGGCATTACGCGATGTATGTTATGCCGGACGACAAAACCCAAACCACTCTCATCAGGCTGTTTGACAGTATCAGGACGGTAGTAAGGAACGGTCTTCCGGTTCCGTTTGACGCCAAAAACCGGGAGAGGTTTCTGTTTCGCACGATAGACGAACTGGAACAGGCTCCCGACAGCCACGACTAAATGCCGTCAATGAGGAAATCGATGGCGGCCTTTACCTGAGCACGGTACTGCGACGCATCACAAAACACCGCACCCAGAGCCTGGACAGGGATACTTGCCAGCTCATGCGTCATTACGGCGTACTCTTTGCCGTCCGTCAGCCTGACGACAGGGACAAGGCGATCCGGTCGGCGGCCTGCCGGATACTTTTCAACAGGGAGCAACGGGATCACTATCCGACGATTCAACTGTCCAATAATATCGCTCGTGACATCGAGCAACAGCGGGTAAATGGCGCTTTTCCCGGTATTACCGTATACGGTGAATTGCATGGTTAAAACGTCCGGTATTCATCACTGAAACAGCCGTGCTCATCATGAAAGCGATTTAATGCGTCGATAGCTTCCCTGTTCTCTTCCTGCCACTTTTTCGCTTCATGGTGCCGAAGCTCTGCATCCAGAGCGGTTGTCAGGGTGGCACTCAGGTTAATGCCCGCCTCACGCGCCCGGACCAGCAAGGCACGCTCTACCGTCATGGTCACACTCTGCGTGCTGCGTTGTTTCGCGGTCATGATTGCTCTCCTGTATGGGATACGTGTGCATTACACGGCATAATACACTTACCATAACACCAAAAACAGGCCCGGCTACCGTTGCCGTCCTGCAAACGTCACCGTCAGCCGCCATACCTGGGCCGTCGGTTACAGCAATCAGCGGTGTAAAAACGCCGTTTGCGGGATGCGCGGGCTCTTTGCCGCCCGCACCCGCAGCCTGAGAATGTTACGGACATTCAATGCCCGGAACATTCTCAGGGAAATTGAAACAGCCCTCACTCTGGCGGCCCCGATATCAGGTTATCTGGCCAGAAGATGTGGTTGAGCTTCAAATGAGCCATATGGAAAAGAATAACGTTCGCGCTGCCTATACCCATAAGGTCAAACACCTTGAGCAGCGTCGTCTGATGCTGCAATGGTGGGCTGATTTTCCGGATGCTAACCACAACGGTATGGTCAGGCCATTTGAGTTTGGGCAGAAGGAATAAATAGCGAAAGGCCATGGATGACTATGAATTCATAGCAATTAATTTTATTTATGTGATAGTAGACAACAAAGCGTTTTTTATGATTAAATTTTGACATTTAGGATATAAACGCTCAAACAAATAAAATTGGTGAAATAATGGAAGATTTAACTAACAACACATCAAGCACTAACTTATCATTAATAGATGAAAGTGGTAAAACATTAATTTCTTCACAGGAGTTGAATTATTTCCCTGATGATATAGTGACAGCGATAACTCAACCATCTGAATTAAGAAGAGTCACTGATTTAACGAGTAATATATTCAAAGGATATGCCAGCACTCCTAACAAAACCGTAGAATTACTTTTTAAACCAGAAATTAAAAAAGGATTAGACTCTGGTGTTTTTTCAATGATGAAAACAAAATCTGGTGAAACACTAGCAGATGCGATAGATAACGGTACAAAAAAGATTGTAGGTAAGGCCCGGGTCATCGAAGGTGGAAGATTAAAACAATTAGCAACAGGTTCGTACCAGTTGCTAAGTATAATCGTCGCCCAATCCCATCTTGAAGACATAAATCGTGCATTACATGGATTAAAGTCATCAATTGATGATATTAAAACCATAATGGAAAATGATAAATTAGCAAAAATTCATGGCAGGATTTCATACCTTGAAGGTTTGGTGGGAAAATTAAGAGCCGGAGACTTTGACGAGGTTGTATCTCAACAAATAAAGAATAAAATTGAAGATACAATTTCTGATGCAAATGAATGGCAGTCCAGTATCCTTCTTGATATCGAAACTTTAATTTCAAATTTAGAAAAACAGCAGGATGAGGATAGTTTTGGTACTGGTAATACATATAAAAAAATCAGAGAACGCATAGAAAGTTTAAGGCCCATCATTTTAAGACGTAACATGATATTATGTCTCGCATCTCTCATTAGCTATCTGGGTGCTTGCATTGATCCCACTGCAAAAGAATTTAGTAGTTTCAAAATAAAATCTGACGAATGGAACTCGTTATTGAAAAAACTCTTTGATGTAACACTCCATTGTATAAAAACACTATTAAAAGACTCAAGAGTTAATACTAATGAATTATTGGAATTGAGAAGGGATAAGATAAAAGAAATCACACTTTCATCGATAAATATAGCCAATCATGACCAAACTAGCTATGATATGAATCATATAAAATTACAAAACAGTATAAAGAAAATGATATCTGGTAGCGGGAAGTTTAGGCTTGCAGTATCATTTGATAGTAATGGTATAGTGAATAAAGCAGGCATCATTGACTGATGTATTTCAAATGAAGTTTATGAGGAATGGCAGTCCTATTGAAAAGGTATAAAAATTATACCGAGTGATTTTTTATCTGACATCCCATTCAGGCAAGACGCAAACAGCCTGATACGTATTAGTTCAGGTCATGGATGACTGATATCCATTAGTATGATTACCAATGGATACTAACGGTAATCACACGAATACAATTTATCATTTAGTAAAAAGAAAGCACCCAACGAGTGCTTTCTTCATAAAGATTCGCCACCAATTCTATCCATTAGAGCGAAGTGACAGATCGATATCTCATCTGCTAATTCCGCAAGAAGGTTCATA
Encoded here:
- a CDS encoding CcdB family protein, encoding MQFTVYGNTGKSAIYPLLLDVTSDIIGQLNRRIVIPLLPVEKYPAGRRPDRLVPVVRLTDGKEYAVMTHELASIPVQALGAVFCDASQYRAQVKAAIDFLIDGI
- a CDS encoding type II toxin-antitoxin system CcdA family antitoxin, which translates into the protein MTAKQRSTQSVTMTVERALLVRAREAGINLSATLTTALDAELRHHEAKKWQEENREAIDALNRFHDEHGCFSDEYRTF